The Trichocoleus sp. FACHB-46 genome has a segment encoding these proteins:
- the msrB gene encoding peptide-methionine (R)-S-oxide reductase MsrB, with protein MTTTNENFEITKTEAEWRQILTPEQFQVLRQHGTERAGTSPLDKQYGQGTYICAGCELPLFTSETKFDSRTGWPSFYAPIEDAIATTTDKSWFMTRVEVHCRRCGGHLGHVFDDGPRPTGQRYCMNGVSLKFLPSQAT; from the coding sequence ATGACAACTACCAACGAAAACTTTGAAATTACTAAAACAGAAGCAGAGTGGCGGCAGATTTTGACGCCAGAACAGTTTCAAGTACTGCGTCAGCATGGAACAGAACGGGCTGGCACTAGCCCACTAGACAAGCAATATGGTCAGGGCACTTATATCTGTGCTGGTTGTGAGTTGCCACTATTTACTTCTGAAACTAAATTCGATAGCCGTACGGGTTGGCCTAGCTTCTATGCTCCGATTGAGGATGCGATCGCGACTACTACTGATAAGTCTTGGTTCATGACACGAGTGGAGGTACATTGCCGCCGTTGCGGGGGGCATCTCGGTCACGTGTTTGACGACGGTCCTCGGCCTACAGGGCAGCGCTACTGTATGAATGGAG